Proteins from a genomic interval of Mesobacillus sp. S13:
- a CDS encoding NAD(P)H-dependent flavin oxidoreductase: MNWKTDVTTLLGIQYPIIQGGLAYLAYSELAAAVSNAGGLGQITAMSLPDPDALRTEIHKVRKLTDKPFGVNFAIGQHGRPFSHYLDVAIEEDVPVISMTGGNPAPIFEQLKGTSIKKLVLVAAKRQAQKAEELGADAVMVVGQEGGGHLGKSDIGTMVLIPAVVDAVKIPVIASGGIGDGRGLMAALSLGAHGIEMGTRFIATKECVHANELYKQKLVEGSENDTTVIKRTLGMPARAIANPLTERILEIEKQGGGYEDLKELISGTANRKYIYDGDDEHGFGWAGQVMGLIKDSPTVAQLFARIIDEAEEIRTDWSK, translated from the coding sequence ATGAACTGGAAAACAGATGTAACGACCCTATTAGGTATACAATACCCTATTATCCAGGGAGGACTCGCGTATCTTGCATATTCTGAGCTTGCTGCTGCGGTATCGAATGCAGGAGGACTCGGCCAGATCACGGCGATGTCACTCCCTGACCCTGATGCGCTGAGAACGGAGATACATAAAGTAAGGAAACTGACTGATAAGCCATTTGGTGTTAATTTTGCCATCGGCCAGCATGGAAGGCCATTTTCCCATTACCTGGATGTAGCGATTGAAGAAGATGTTCCCGTCATATCAATGACAGGTGGCAATCCGGCACCTATCTTTGAACAGCTAAAAGGAACTTCTATTAAAAAATTGGTTCTGGTGGCAGCGAAGAGGCAAGCCCAAAAAGCAGAAGAGCTGGGAGCAGACGCAGTTATGGTTGTCGGACAGGAAGGAGGCGGCCATCTCGGGAAAAGTGATATAGGCACGATGGTGCTTATACCTGCAGTTGTCGATGCAGTCAAAATACCAGTCATTGCTTCTGGTGGAATTGGAGATGGCCGTGGCTTGATGGCAGCATTAAGCCTGGGGGCCCATGGGATTGAAATGGGGACCCGTTTCATCGCGACAAAAGAGTGCGTTCATGCGAATGAACTGTACAAGCAAAAGCTAGTGGAGGGCAGTGAAAACGATACGACTGTTATAAAAAGAACATTAGGTATGCCAGCAAGAGCGATTGCCAACCCATTGACTGAAAGAATCCTTGAAATCGAGAAGCAAGGCGGAGGCTATGAAGATCTAAAAGAATTGATAAGCGGGACTGCAAACCGAAAGTATATTTATGATGGTGATGATGAACATGGCTTTGGCTGGGCTGGCCAGGTGATGGGATTAATAAAAGACTCTCCTACAGTAGCTCAGTTATTTGCCAGGATTATTGACGAGGCTGAGGAAATCAGAACAGACTGGAGCAAGTAA
- a CDS encoding small peptidoglycan-associated lipoprotein has translation MKSLSFVFVATFLFLTASCNPVNNSDQLELNGDIKQVVFFSDDENYKHEASYYDAIIELKKEYPAAFDDIVVIPAANANKYYDLFKVKQFPAILIVHHDEVIANVNGHVTKDQIIEPLSAVLNNE, from the coding sequence ATGAAAAGTTTGTCTTTTGTTTTTGTCGCAACATTCCTATTTCTTACGGCATCATGCAACCCAGTCAATAATTCAGATCAATTGGAGCTTAATGGAGATATAAAACAAGTCGTTTTCTTTTCTGATGATGAAAACTATAAACACGAAGCTTCCTACTATGACGCAATTATAGAATTGAAAAAAGAATACCCTGCTGCATTTGATGATATTGTTGTCATACCCGCAGCGAACGCGAATAAATATTATGACCTTTTTAAAGTAAAGCAGTTTCCTGCCATCTTAATTGTCCACCATGACGAGGTCATCGCTAACGTGAATGGCCATGTAACAAAGGATCAGATTATCGAACCATTATCAGCCGTACTGAATAATGAATAA
- a CDS encoding stathmin family protein, whose product MGNLTLEEYLEEYEEFPGQWRIWEKPASPVAMSYHLEAAPSNKKPWLGTILVKAEERRRGIASEILNQLVEESMVNGNRAIFAAVPIDEYEWSNFLTDCGFEQFKTEENKGETFLIMVRPLE is encoded by the coding sequence TTGGGGAACTTGACTTTAGAAGAGTACCTGGAAGAATATGAAGAATTTCCTGGTCAATGGAGGATCTGGGAAAAGCCAGCAAGCCCTGTAGCAATGTCATATCACCTAGAGGCGGCTCCTTCCAACAAAAAACCGTGGCTTGGCACAATATTAGTGAAGGCAGAGGAAAGGCGACGGGGAATCGCATCTGAAATCCTGAACCAGCTTGTAGAGGAGTCCATGGTGAATGGAAACCGGGCGATCTTTGCCGCTGTCCCAATCGATGAATATGAGTGGTCCAACTTCCTTACAGATTGCGGGTTTGAACAATTCAAAACAGAAGAAAACAAGGGCGAAACATTTTTGATCATGGTCCGCCCTCTTGAATGA
- a CDS encoding polysaccharide deacetylase family protein: MKKNLALAIAAAITLAGCGDTQESQKATGTSQEKHETVKEEGKASEVKTETEVEEVTKESPEEEAKSEEVVQASPQYIMKGDFSIQNISNPDEKVVLLTIDDAPDKNALEMAKTLKGLNVKAIFFVNGHFLDTPEEGEILKQIHQMGFPIGNHTYNHKSLRDLTEEQQRKEIVDLNDRVEELIGERPQFFRAPFGMNTDYSKQLAADEKMLLMNWTYGYDWEKDYQSKDALADIMVNTPLLRNGANLLMHDRDWTSAALGDIVKGLQDKGYKIVDPELIETPANKETAAQ, translated from the coding sequence GTGAAAAAAAATCTAGCATTAGCAATAGCAGCTGCGATTACTTTAGCAGGATGCGGGGACACGCAAGAATCACAGAAGGCAACAGGCACTAGTCAAGAAAAACATGAGACAGTCAAGGAAGAGGGAAAAGCTTCAGAAGTGAAGACAGAAACAGAAGTTGAGGAAGTAACAAAAGAATCACCTGAAGAAGAGGCAAAGAGCGAAGAAGTGGTACAGGCATCACCGCAGTACATAATGAAAGGCGATTTTTCCATCCAAAATATTTCCAACCCTGATGAAAAGGTCGTTCTATTGACAATAGATGATGCACCTGACAAAAATGCTCTTGAAATGGCCAAAACGTTAAAAGGATTGAATGTAAAAGCCATCTTTTTTGTGAATGGACACTTCCTTGATACTCCGGAAGAAGGGGAGATCCTGAAACAGATTCATCAAATGGGCTTTCCGATTGGGAATCATACATACAATCATAAATCATTAAGAGACTTAACAGAAGAACAGCAAAGGAAAGAGATTGTTGATCTGAATGACAGGGTGGAAGAACTCATTGGCGAAAGGCCGCAATTTTTCAGGGCTCCGTTCGGAATGAATACGGACTATAGCAAGCAACTGGCTGCAGATGAAAAAATGCTGCTGATGAACTGGACCTATGGATATGATTGGGAAAAGGATTATCAATCAAAGGACGCTCTTGCGGATATTATGGTAAATACGCCATTGCTTCGGAATGGGGCGAATTTGCTGATGCATGACCGCGATTGGACGAGCGCAGCGCTGGGCGATATCGTAAAAGGCCTGCAAGACAAAGGATATAAAATCGTTGATCCTGAACTCATTGAAACTCCAGCAAATAAAGAAACGGCTGCCCAGTAG
- a CDS encoding DUF3055 domain-containing protein has translation MELFDKLYDEHEKVHVRFVGFTTYDTRYDFGIVYTNMFFGKPLVVCMQTGRSALLDPKDIEDVEYLQKAFHITEVRQAEDLALFFNEELPTAPFQTQYE, from the coding sequence ATGGAACTATTCGATAAGCTTTATGATGAGCACGAAAAGGTTCACGTCAGGTTTGTGGGGTTCACTACTTATGATACTCGTTATGACTTTGGAATCGTATATACCAATATGTTTTTCGGGAAACCACTTGTAGTTTGCATGCAGACGGGGCGTTCAGCACTCCTCGACCCTAAGGACATTGAAGACGTAGAATATTTGCAGAAAGCATTCCATATTACTGAAGTCCGGCAGGCTGAGGACCTTGCATTATTTTTCAATGAAGAATTGCCAACAGCGCCATTCCAGACTCAGTACGAATAA
- the lpdA gene encoding dihydrolipoyl dehydrogenase, with amino-acid sequence MVVGDFPIETDTLVIGAGPGGYVAAIRAAQLGQKVTIVEKATLGGVCLNVGCIPSKALISAGHRYENALHSEDMGIKAENVTLDFSKVQEFKAGVVKKLTGGVEGLLKGNKIDIVRGEAYFVDSNTIRVMDENSAQTYTFKNAIIATGSRPIEIPAFKYSKRVLDSTGALNLQELPGSIVVIGGGYIGTELGGAYASFGTKVTILEGADEILNGFEKQMSALVKRNLKKKGAEIITKALAKGVEETDTGVTVSYEANGEEKKIEADYVFVMVGRKPNTDELGLEQVGIEMSDRGVIKIDKQCRTNVSNIYAIGDIVEGPPLAHKASYEGKIAAEAIAGHPSEIDYLAIPAVVFSDPELASVGYSEKEAKDAGIDITAAKFPFAANGRALSLNQTDGFLKLITRKEDDIVIGAQIAGPNASDMIAELGLAIEAGMTAEDLAMTIHAHPTLGEITMEAAEVALGNPIHIVK; translated from the coding sequence ATGGTAGTAGGAGATTTTCCAATCGAAACTGATACTCTTGTCATTGGTGCCGGCCCTGGCGGATATGTGGCAGCGATTCGCGCTGCCCAGCTGGGCCAAAAAGTAACAATCGTAGAAAAAGCAACACTTGGCGGAGTGTGCCTGAATGTAGGATGTATTCCTTCAAAAGCTTTGATTTCTGCAGGCCATAGATACGAAAATGCTTTGCATTCTGAAGATATGGGTATCAAAGCTGAAAATGTAACGCTTGATTTCTCTAAAGTCCAGGAGTTCAAGGCTGGAGTGGTCAAGAAACTCACTGGCGGTGTTGAAGGCTTGTTGAAAGGCAACAAAATCGATATCGTTAGAGGCGAAGCATATTTCGTTGATTCCAATACGATCCGTGTCATGGATGAAAATTCAGCACAGACATATACTTTCAAAAATGCAATCATCGCAACTGGATCTCGTCCAATCGAGATTCCTGCATTTAAGTACTCAAAGCGTGTGCTTGATTCTACTGGAGCGCTTAACCTTCAGGAACTTCCAGGAAGCATCGTCGTTATTGGCGGAGGATACATTGGAACTGAGCTGGGCGGAGCATACGCTAGCTTTGGAACTAAGGTAACAATCCTTGAAGGTGCGGACGAAATCCTTAATGGTTTCGAAAAGCAAATGTCAGCTCTAGTCAAACGCAACCTGAAGAAGAAGGGTGCCGAGATCATTACTAAGGCCCTTGCTAAAGGCGTTGAAGAAACTGACACTGGCGTAACGGTTTCATACGAAGCAAACGGAGAAGAAAAGAAAATTGAAGCAGATTATGTGTTTGTCATGGTAGGAAGAAAGCCTAACACTGACGAACTAGGCCTTGAGCAGGTTGGCATCGAGATGTCTGACCGTGGCGTCATTAAAATCGACAAACAGTGCCGCACAAATGTAAGCAATATCTACGCAATTGGTGACATCGTCGAAGGACCGCCACTAGCACATAAAGCTTCTTACGAAGGTAAAATTGCTGCTGAAGCTATCGCTGGACATCCTTCAGAAATCGACTACCTGGCTATTCCGGCAGTCGTATTCTCTGATCCAGAACTAGCATCAGTTGGCTATTCTGAAAAGGAAGCGAAAGATGCTGGCATCGATATTACAGCAGCTAAATTCCCATTTGCTGCAAATGGCCGTGCACTATCGCTTAACCAGACAGACGGCTTCCTGAAGCTGATCACACGTAAGGAAGACGATATTGTCATCGGTGCACAAATCGCTGGACCGAATGCTTCTGACATGATCGCAGAGCTTGGTCTTGCAATTGAAGCAGGCATGACTGCTGAAGACCTAGCAATGACAATCCACGCTCACCCAACTCTTGGTGAGATTACAATGGAAGCTGCAGAAGTAGCGTTAGGAAATCCAATCCATATTGTTAAATAA
- a CDS encoding DUF1885 family protein, translated as MSSNAYIKLVPSSSQQAISTEELKNLFHYYKEITAKTGDQVDWNYENSAFPYELKEKEDGKGKWFYLESSQDRYNAILIGVDTEAVFEEDGTEREQSYIQITLPPTATAGDKGKANEFSKFIGKKLQGELHLFNGRVMYFYPRK; from the coding sequence ATGTCTAGTAATGCTTATATCAAACTTGTTCCATCATCATCTCAGCAAGCCATTTCCACAGAAGAATTAAAGAATTTATTTCATTACTATAAGGAAATTACCGCTAAAACTGGCGATCAGGTTGATTGGAATTATGAAAATTCCGCATTTCCTTATGAATTGAAGGAAAAAGAAGATGGCAAAGGCAAATGGTTCTACCTGGAATCATCACAGGACCGTTATAATGCGATTCTGATTGGTGTTGACACAGAGGCGGTTTTCGAGGAAGACGGGACCGAACGCGAGCAATCATACATACAAATAACCCTGCCTCCGACAGCAACTGCAGGTGACAAGGGAAAAGCAAATGAATTCAGCAAATTCATCGGTAAAAAACTTCAAGGTGAGCTTCATTTATTCAATGGTAGAGTTATGTATTTCTATCCTCGAAAATAG
- a CDS encoding YktB family protein, with translation MSFSGFEQADFDVFKIDGLDERMDALKSQIRPKLEELGQHFAPTLSNIAGDEMHYHVAKHARRTKNPPKDTWVAFASNPRGYKMLPHFQIGLWETHVFIWFAVIYEAPDKENIGKKLEENIDSIYTSTPKDFYWSIDHMKPEATLHSELSKEELLSMFKRLQTVKKAEILCGLNIPREEAVKLNSDEMLSKIEFVFKETLPLYRLA, from the coding sequence TTGTCATTTTCAGGTTTTGAACAAGCAGATTTCGATGTTTTTAAAATAGACGGCCTTGATGAACGAATGGATGCTTTAAAGTCCCAGATTCGACCTAAACTGGAAGAACTAGGCCAGCACTTCGCTCCAACCCTCTCAAACATTGCCGGCGATGAGATGCATTACCATGTAGCCAAACATGCCAGGAGGACGAAAAATCCGCCAAAGGATACTTGGGTGGCATTTGCCAGCAATCCAAGAGGCTATAAGATGCTGCCCCATTTCCAGATTGGTTTGTGGGAGACCCATGTCTTTATCTGGTTTGCTGTCATTTACGAAGCACCTGATAAGGAAAACATCGGTAAGAAACTGGAAGAGAACATCGATTCCATCTACACCAGCACACCTAAGGATTTCTATTGGTCAATCGACCATATGAAACCAGAAGCCACTCTTCACAGTGAACTCTCGAAGGAAGAACTTCTTTCCATGTTCAAGCGACTTCAAACTGTGAAAAAAGCTGAAATCCTTTGCGGTCTGAACATCCCTCGTGAGGAAGCCGTCAAGTTAAACAGTGATGAAATGCTTTCGAAAATTGAGTTTGTATTTAAAGAAACATTACCCCTATATAGATTGGCATAA
- a CDS encoding aminotransferase class I/II-fold pyridoxal phosphate-dependent enzyme: MSQNETPLFTSLLKHAEKNPIQFHIPGHKKGSGIDPEFREFIGDNALSIDLINIGPLDDLHSPKGIIKQAQELAADAFGADHTFFSVQGTSGAIMTMIMTVCGPGDKIIVPRNVHKSIMSAIVFSGAIPIFIHPEIDKKLGISHGISTDAVEKALEQHPDAKGLLVINPTYFGFAADLKKIVEIAHSYDVPVLVDEAHGVHIHFHEDLPLSAMQAGADMAATSVHKLGGSMTQSSILNVKEGLVSAKRVQSIISMLTTTSTSYLLLASLDTARRRLAIEGRDIIDRTIKLAQWIRGQVNEIEHLYCPGEDLLGTNATFDFDPTKVLISIKDLNITGYEVEKWLREKYNIEVELSDLYNILCIITPGDTQKEAEILVQALRELSSEFHHLAEKVHAEVMLPDIPLLALTPRDAFYADTEVIPVEESEGRIIAEFVMVYPPGIPIFIPGEIITQENLLYIKTNMEAGLPVQGPEDDELKSFRVIKEHKAIR, translated from the coding sequence TTGTCACAAAACGAAACACCACTATTCACTAGCCTGTTGAAGCACGCAGAAAAGAACCCAATCCAATTTCATATACCTGGACATAAGAAAGGCAGCGGAATCGATCCTGAGTTCCGAGAATTCATTGGCGATAATGCCCTGTCAATTGACTTGATCAATATCGGTCCGCTCGACGATCTCCATTCCCCTAAAGGAATAATCAAGCAGGCCCAGGAGTTGGCGGCTGATGCTTTCGGTGCAGACCATACTTTCTTTTCAGTTCAGGGGACAAGCGGTGCCATCATGACTATGATCATGACTGTCTGCGGACCTGGGGATAAAATCATCGTTCCACGGAACGTGCACAAATCAATCATGTCCGCAATTGTTTTTTCCGGTGCCATCCCTATTTTCATCCATCCGGAGATTGACAAAAAACTAGGTATTTCCCACGGTATATCAACCGATGCTGTTGAAAAAGCACTTGAGCAGCACCCTGACGCGAAAGGTCTGCTCGTCATTAATCCAACGTATTTTGGTTTTGCAGCTGACCTAAAGAAAATCGTCGAGATCGCCCATTCATATGATGTTCCGGTATTAGTGGATGAGGCACACGGTGTCCATATCCATTTCCATGAGGACCTCCCGCTTTCAGCCATGCAAGCTGGAGCCGATATGGCAGCCACCAGCGTTCATAAGCTTGGCGGATCAATGACTCAAAGCTCCATACTCAATGTAAAAGAAGGCCTTGTTTCAGCCAAACGCGTCCAATCGATCATCAGCATGCTGACGACCACTTCTACCTCATATCTGTTGCTCGCTTCATTGGATACGGCGAGGAGAAGGCTTGCAATTGAAGGAAGGGACATCATTGACAGGACCATCAAGCTGGCGCAATGGATTCGTGGACAGGTAAATGAGATCGAACATCTCTACTGTCCTGGTGAAGACCTGCTTGGAACTAATGCCACTTTTGATTTTGACCCGACAAAAGTACTCATCAGCATCAAGGATCTTAATATTACAGGTTATGAAGTCGAGAAATGGCTTCGCGAAAAATACAATATCGAAGTGGAACTCTCTGATTTGTACAATATCCTGTGTATCATTACACCAGGTGACACCCAAAAGGAAGCAGAAATACTTGTTCAGGCATTACGTGAACTTTCTAGTGAATTCCACCATTTAGCCGAAAAAGTCCATGCCGAAGTCATGCTTCCTGATATTCCTTTGCTGGCATTGACACCTAGAGATGCATTTTATGCGGATACAGAGGTTATTCCTGTCGAGGAATCAGAAGGACGGATCATTGCAGAGTTCGTCATGGTTTATCCGCCTGGAATTCCAATTTTCATTCCAGGAGAAATCATCACTCAAGAAAACCTTTTATATATCAAAACAAATATGGAAGCCGGCCTTCCAGTACAAGGACCAGAGGATGATGAGCTTAAATCTTTCAGGGTAATCAAGGAACATAAAGCAATACGATAA
- a CDS encoding GapA-binding peptide SR1P: protein MGTIVCQTCNATIDHFEDEKVTVLYSKKCNCCDHEGAEER from the coding sequence ATGGGCACAATCGTTTGTCAAACTTGCAATGCTACAATTGACCATTTCGAAGATGAGAAAGTAACGGTTTTATATTCAAAAAAGTGCAACTGCTGCGATCATGAAGGAGCAGAGGAAAGATAA
- a CDS encoding YlaF family protein, with the protein MKQIKWPLLFFAFAAASCMIGIGIAIGERSILGTLACIVALVFVMGFGFKKKKKMREAGEL; encoded by the coding sequence TTGAAGCAGATAAAATGGCCATTATTATTTTTCGCATTTGCAGCCGCTTCATGCATGATCGGTATTGGAATCGCAATCGGGGAAAGAAGCATTCTCGGTACTCTCGCGTGTATCGTCGCCCTAGTTTTCGTTATGGGATTCGGTTTTAAGAAAAAAAAGAAGATGAGAGAAGCAGGAGAACTTTAA
- a CDS encoding dihydrolipoamide acetyltransferase family protein: protein MAFQFKLPDIGEGIHEGEIVKWFVKPGDKVQEDDVLCEVQNDKAVVEIPSPVAGTVEEVLVDEGTVATVGQVLVTFDAPGYEHLKFKGEDEDTPAEQPKQEKTEAQVQSTLESGQKVEKEATEAPAAEGSTGAGAAAAPQAEVDPNRRIVAMPSVRKYAREKGVDIRQVPGSGKNGRIVKADIESFLSGGAPAAATTQADQAEAPQAEEAPKAAAAQAIPEGQYPETREKMSGIRKAIAKAMVNSKHTAPHVTLMDEVDVAKLVAHRKKFKEVAAEKGIKLTFLPYVVKALTSALREYPALNTSLDDATSEIVHKHYYNIGIAADTDKGLLVPVVKDADRKSVFSISNEINELAGKARDGKLAPDEMKGASCTITNIGSAGGQWFTPVINHPEVAILGIGRIAEKPVVKNGEIVAAPVLALSLSFDHRMIDGATAQHALNHIKRLLNDPELLLMEG, encoded by the coding sequence TTGGCATTCCAATTTAAGCTGCCAGACATCGGTGAAGGTATTCACGAAGGTGAAATAGTCAAGTGGTTCGTAAAACCTGGCGATAAAGTTCAGGAAGACGACGTACTTTGCGAAGTTCAAAATGATAAAGCAGTAGTAGAAATTCCTTCGCCAGTTGCTGGTACAGTCGAAGAAGTATTAGTAGATGAAGGAACTGTAGCGACAGTAGGACAGGTTCTGGTTACGTTTGATGCTCCAGGCTACGAGCACCTTAAGTTCAAAGGTGAAGATGAAGATACACCAGCTGAGCAGCCTAAACAAGAAAAGACTGAAGCACAGGTTCAATCTACATTAGAGTCAGGACAAAAAGTTGAGAAGGAAGCAACAGAAGCTCCTGCTGCTGAGGGCTCGACTGGTGCTGGCGCAGCGGCTGCCCCGCAAGCTGAGGTTGACCCTAACCGCCGTATCGTTGCAATGCCATCTGTCCGAAAATATGCTCGTGAAAAGGGCGTAGACATCCGCCAGGTTCCTGGATCAGGAAAGAATGGCCGTATCGTGAAGGCAGATATTGAAAGCTTCCTAAGTGGAGGAGCACCAGCAGCTGCAACAACACAGGCAGACCAAGCTGAGGCACCTCAAGCTGAAGAGGCACCAAAGGCTGCTGCTGCACAGGCAATTCCAGAAGGGCAATACCCTGAGACACGCGAGAAAATGAGCGGAATCAGGAAAGCAATCGCTAAGGCTATGGTTAACTCCAAGCATACAGCGCCACACGTTACTTTAATGGACGAAGTGGACGTAGCGAAGCTAGTTGCACACCGAAAGAAGTTCAAGGAAGTTGCTGCAGAGAAAGGAATCAAGCTTACATTCCTTCCTTATGTGGTAAAAGCATTAACAAGCGCATTGCGTGAATATCCAGCATTGAACACATCATTAGATGATGCGACAAGCGAAATCGTTCACAAGCACTACTATAATATTGGTATTGCAGCAGATACAGATAAAGGCTTGCTTGTTCCGGTCGTTAAGGACGCTGACCGCAAATCTGTATTCTCAATCTCTAATGAAATTAATGAACTAGCTGGAAAAGCTCGTGATGGCAAGTTAGCCCCAGATGAAATGAAAGGTGCTTCTTGCACGATCACGAATATTGGTTCTGCTGGCGGACAATGGTTCACTCCAGTTATAAACCATCCAGAAGTTGCGATCCTTGGAATCGGCCGCATTGCTGAAAAGCCTGTGGTAAAGAATGGAGAAATCGTTGCTGCTCCTGTACTAGCGCTTTCCCTAAGCTTCGATCATCGCATGATTGACGGCGCTACAGCACAGCACGCTTTAAATCACATCAAGCGCCTGTTGAACGATCCAGAACTATTGTTAATGGAGGGGTAA
- a CDS encoding UPF0223 family protein, which yields MEYQYPIDYTWSTDEIVDVIHFYECIEKAYEKGIDRDLLLQAYRRFKEVVPGKAQEKTLFNEFEEVSGYVPYQAVKEIKQTGSGEKIKVVPKRPKR from the coding sequence GTGGAATACCAATATCCGATTGACTATACCTGGTCGACTGATGAAATTGTCGATGTCATCCATTTTTACGAATGCATCGAAAAAGCTTATGAAAAAGGAATTGACCGTGACTTGCTGCTTCAGGCGTACAGACGATTTAAAGAAGTCGTCCCGGGAAAAGCTCAGGAAAAAACTCTCTTCAATGAATTCGAAGAAGTTAGTGGTTATGTCCCTTACCAGGCAGTAAAAGAAATCAAACAAACCGGTAGCGGTGAAAAGATTAAAGTCGTTCCGAAAAGGCCAAAAAGATAA
- a CDS encoding inositol monophosphatase family protein gives MEYNLKEIDTYAKSWIKEAGENIRASFPKTLNVTSKSNPNDLVTDIDKATEQYFIEKIKGTYPDHRIMGEEGYGDEVKSLSGVVWIIDPIDGTMNFVHQQRNFAISIGIYIDGEGMIGLIYDVVHDELYHCIKGNGVYLNEKSIPKLTEAKVNEAIIALNATWVAPNKRINHELLIPLVKDVRGTRSYGSAAMEMVYVATGRIDAYLTPRLAPWDIAAGIIMIKELGGEATDLRGSELDLLQQSSLFVSKPGLHKEILENYLKDGKW, from the coding sequence ATGGAATATAATCTGAAGGAAATCGATACATACGCTAAGAGCTGGATCAAAGAAGCTGGTGAAAATATCAGGGCTTCTTTTCCTAAAACTTTAAATGTGACATCAAAATCAAATCCCAATGACCTGGTTACGGATATTGATAAAGCGACAGAGCAATATTTTATCGAAAAGATAAAAGGTACCTACCCTGACCATCGCATCATGGGTGAGGAAGGGTATGGGGACGAAGTAAAGTCCTTATCAGGAGTAGTCTGGATTATAGACCCTATTGATGGAACCATGAATTTTGTTCATCAACAGCGAAATTTCGCCATTTCCATTGGCATTTATATTGATGGTGAAGGAATGATCGGACTTATTTATGATGTGGTCCATGATGAACTCTATCACTGTATAAAAGGGAATGGAGTTTATTTAAACGAAAAATCGATTCCTAAACTAACTGAAGCCAAGGTCAATGAAGCGATCATCGCTCTCAACGCTACCTGGGTTGCACCTAATAAACGAATCAATCACGAATTGCTCATCCCCCTTGTAAAGGATGTGAGGGGAACACGTTCCTATGGTTCTGCGGCCATGGAAATGGTGTATGTTGCAACGGGCAGAATAGATGCTTATTTGACGCCAAGGCTTGCACCATGGGACATTGCAGCCGGTATCATCATGATTAAGGAACTTGGTGGAGAAGCCACGGATCTTAGAGGGAGCGAACTCGATTTGCTTCAACAGAGCTCTCTGTTTGTCTCAAAGCCAGGCCTTCACAAAGAAATCCTTGAAAATTACCTAAAGGATGGAAAATGGTGA